The Podarcis muralis chromosome Z, rPodMur119.hap1.1, whole genome shotgun sequence DNA segment TCCACATCCATCCCTTAACTTGTTGTCATACCTGGAGGCCCTGCCTGTAGTAATTATTCAGCTCATCCCCACACCCCTTTTTCAGCAATGCTAGCTTCTGAGGCTGATGGACTGTGCTGGGTGAAATGAATTTCTGTATGATTGCTCAAAAAGCAAGACACCCAATATATCCTGGCCATTGCATGATAATTGTCAGACAGGAAAATCTTCGCCAAATGAAACAAATCCAGCATTGACGCTTTTTAGAACTAAAACTGTTTGTAGACCCAAGTTGCACATCAGGCAAGAAGTGTCTTTTGGCACACACTTTCTTGAGCTTTCTGTTTTAAGCATTTGTAGCCCAtttcaagaataataataataataataataacagtcacCAGCGTCTTTGATTTcttattacaggtaggtagccgtgttggtctgccatagtcgaaacaaaattaaaaaaaatcctttcagtagcaccttagagaccaactaagtttgttattggtatgagctttcgtgtgcatgcacacgaaagctcataccaataacaaacttagctggcttctaaggtgctactggatggattttttaaattttgatttcttattcatCCTTcagcataaggtcccagggcaggagacagcaaaataaaaataaaatattaaaaacagtttagaacATGGCTTAGATGTGCAGTCTGGTGCATGAGTTATCCTTGTCATATAAGGTGCCTACACTTGTGTCAGTGGATCTCAGCAACCCCTGCAAAGGGGAAACTTTTTTTCTGTGTCTCATCATGCACAAGTTGCGCTGGCAACCTCCCTCTTGGTTACCTATAGGATCTCTTGTCTTGCAGATGGCTTAATGTCCAGGCCATCATCTGCCCCTGCCTCTCTGTCTGGCAGAAAAACAAGCCCATGCATACACACCGTATCTTGCATAGGTGCTGATTCAAACATTCTGCAGGTGTTTGTGTGCTTGAGTGCTTTAAACGAGAAGGTGAGCTGTCTGTACTGTACTATTTTTGTTTTTCAGCTGTTGAGTGGAGAGGCTATTACAGGCATGTACACTCTCTTTGCTCAGTCCCTAAAATCCGGCCCTAAAGCAATTTGTTTTGCTTCCAGTGAAGTCATTAAACTTGTGgaatgacttctgcttgcacaacagacctTTCATTCTCCCCACTCGCCTAAATattctctggagggttggggtgaatccaggtgtggggaaactttggctctccagatgttgctgaactacagctcccttccGCCCAAGATAGCTAACAGCcaagaatgatgagagttgtagctgAGCAGCATCTGCACGAccaaaggctccccacacctAACTTACTGGCTACTGACAACTACTGGCTACTGACAACTACTTATTGCTAGCCCCAAAGTGTCACACCCATTCTAAAATTCATTGCTACTGTTATAAtaattttaaggtcatatataatgttcataacagtatatataaaccacatgtctgaaaccccatagaaaaggtcctgaacaaattgacctcaaatatttctctgcaaggtcaaagtgggaaacctccccattgtctctttcctcacaggtcctgtcctcacaaatcctgtcttaaggacacattcaAGATGTGAACAGGCTTGTGACCTGTGGCCTAGATTCAGGAATTgagtagttataataacaaaagagtggccaaaacccagataatgccatcaggtaacttgccagacaggagataaacaatgcagtcagatttctgttgtagaccgccttttctgtgatgtaagtatgatgtttctgggggtggtcttggactccagggcaagtaatttaaaatatctatataagggcgagcacacctttgttctgggtggTCCTCCtatctcctgcgtgtgggggagcaccctgttgcaacagttctttattttatcaggcttactagttgctttgcttctcagtattctctggttggtcgcTGTTATTTtatcctaccaatagagaacctacaaaaggactctatatgggctcttgggtaccccataagggaaaaggagcaggtttttttcttataacactatGTTTGTTCTTAAATTGTCTTGTTCTCAGTGCTACTAGAAAAACAAAGTTTCTTCTTGTTGCTGTGAGCTGATTGGAGTAGAAGGGTTGGGTGTAATGCAATAACTCTTTGCAAAAAGTGAATTGGTTTTTACTGACACTTTTGTGCGATGAACCTGGAATCTTTTGGTGAAGGGGTGGTTAAGGAATATAtgataaaacatataaaaaacccaGAAGGCAAAAGCTTGATGGAAAACTGTCACAAAATTGGCTCTTTTTATGATTAGAGAATTAATAGTTCTAGCTCTTGTCATTCAGAGCCTGGGATGTGGTTTGGAAAGTTTTCCAGCTTGAAAAATTTCCACTGTTTCATTTTTGCAttgacacccccccaccccccgtttcaTAAGCTCATCAATAACAATGGATGGAGGCCAATTGCAGATACGATGTAAGACCGGCTTGGCAGTATCAAaactgtattcccccccccccccaaggttgatTATTCCTGGCAAGTATATGACTCAGCACCCAATGTGCAGTTCTTGGGAAAATTAAAATTTATTAGTCTGCTAAAACTCTCCATTACATCTTCTTTTCTTAACACCTTTGCATCATTTAAGTAATATCTTCCAATTTTTACAAGTGTTccaataaaaacaatattcatCGTGTAACATTAAGCATTGTTTACTTAAGAACCTGAGAAgggtcctcctggatcaggccaaagggggcccatctagcttagcatcctgttctcatggtagccaaccagatgtcccagcAGCAAACCTCAAGTTGTGTTTCTCATCATCTGGTATTCATAGATACACTGCCCCtgggcatggaggttctgctttCACAGAAGACTTCCATATGGAGAGATGTGCTGGATTGGACCAGagctccatctagtccaacattctgttctcacagtggccagctagatgccccaATGCGAAAccagaaagcaggacctgagcacaagcacTCTTccttcctatggtttccagcaactggtgttgagAAGCATTACTGACCATGGAGGCAAGCACTGCTAGCCCACCATTGgtagcctcttcctcctcctcctccatcatcatgaatttgtctaatcttttttaaaagccatccagtttggtggccattactgtggGAGCGACTTCTACAGTTTAAATATGTGCTATATACTATTTCCTCTCGAAATATTTCAGATCGCATACTTATAtatgggggggtggagagaaaaatCAACAAGAGTGATTTTTTTTagctttgtttttcaaaaacaagtaaaataaacatgctaaattagatcactctTTAGGACCAGAATAGGGAAatctgtggcctccagatgttcaactcccatcagcccccatcaGCATGGCTAAAGGTCaaggatgggagttgtcatccaacaacatctggagggccatagcctCTCTGCCCCTCTGGGGCAtgagaaaaaaaaattatgacgTAAATTACCTTGTGCAGATTACCctaatggtttgtttttgttagaAAAACTGGCATTGCTGCTCAAAGCTCAATTAATTGGTTCCGTTGGTGGATCAGACCTTGAAGTATTGTGTGTGAATGTGAGCAAGTTGTGCTACAAAGGGATATTTGTTGAGTGTTTCAAGTGGGTAGGTTGTTAAGCAGAGCTGACATCAAACAGAATGTGGGTAAGGGTCAAGTGAGAATTTCTGAAAGACTAAGGAAGAGCTATTGAGCTCATAGAGCAAACATCAGAGCAAACAACCAACCCAACCATTTTTCAGTAGTATATAGGGGATGTTCGATCAGGATATGGGATTTATTGCTTCAATCAATATAATGGGACCATCATATCTGcttaggaagagagagagagagagagagagagagagagagagagagagagagagagagagaactcattGAGTgggttatttattcattttcattaaaagcatttccaaaatacttaatatataaatacataaatggtATACAAAAAGTTATGATTATATCcaaccataaaaaggtaaaggtaaaggtacccctgcccgtacgggccagtcttgacagactctagggttgtgcgctcatctcactctagaggccgggggccagcgctgtctggagacacttccgggtcacgtggccagcgtgacatcgctgctctggcgagcgagagctgcacacggaaacgccgtttaccttcccgctagtaagcggtccctatttatttacttgcacctgagggtgctttcgaactgctaggttggcaggcactgggaccgagcaacaggagcgcaccccactgcggggattcgaaccgctgacctttcgatcggcaagccctaggcgctgaggcttttacccacagcgccacccgcgtccctatatccaACCATAGTCCTGCTTCATAGTCCTGCTCTAAGTGGGCCCGTTGAAATCATTGGGCCTAAGTTTGCCATGCCCATAAATTTTAATGGGTGTCCTTAGCAGGAGTActtgttggcatccttctgtctcaagggacaatggagtgcacctctggaggtgaagttgaactgctgcattagcagcactgaagtggccTCCCCTGTGTGCAAGCCTGggctgtgtgtatggaggtcctgggctgctcaaaAGACAAGACACTTGGCTTCACTGatttggcccaaaggaaagcagagcaatatgtttggcactagCTTGACTGCAGGACGCgtgtgtacaaggcgccatccaactatcttagggatgatcccacccccccagccccgcCGATTGTAATCTTGTGAAGAGGGACAGTTTTGTTTCAATCAATTGTATGCAAACCTGTCCAGGAACCTTTTTGACTGAAGAGGGGGTTGCAAATATCTCCAAAgatattaatttttaaataaagtatTATATTGTAGACAATaggatagaatcacagaattgaagagttggaaggaaccccacgggtcatctaggccagtgttcccaaccttgggcctccagctgtttttggactacaactcccatcatccctcgctagcaagaccagtggtcaaggatgatgggaattggagtccaaaaacagctggaggcccaaggttgggaaacactgatctaggccaagctcctgcagtgcaggaacagaGTGTTGATATTTGCTTGGTTGCGGTGTCTCTGTGCGATGCCCACACCAGTTTATCCAGATGTGGCTGTGAGCCCCAGGAAGGTTGGCGACTCCAGAGTGGACTGCTTCTGGTTACCCTCATGTGAACCTTTGTCTCTTGAGTCCCAGCAGAGGAGCCTACTGCCAGGTGGGAGTGGCCACGGCCAGGAAATTATCTTTTGATTCCCATCTCCTTTGCATTTCCTTCCGCTTGCTGAGCTCACGGAAATTAGAAAGAAAACGAACAGTGCTTCTTGCACAGAGGCCCAAGTGACTTTATCCTTAGTGCCTATTCCTTTGCATGCATTCGCGTCCACACACACAAAGCCCCCACCACAAAACTTTGTGATTTATACATGTGCACTGCACTCTGTCTTCTGCTTCTCAATGTGGTTTTGCAGATACCAGGTGAAAGTTTTGCATAAAGTCACAAGGCAGGTTACCATATCTCAGTGGCTCTACACTTGGAACAAAATCGGCTGGTTAATGTGTTCCGCAACATTTCTCTGCATTGGGAACAACCGGTtttcctgcttcttggaagaggacataaaaaacccaaaaccacaaCCTCTGATTCTTTGGGTTGAATCCCACAAAATTACACTTGCAGTAGACCCGTTAAAATGAATGTGCCAGAGTTAATTccagccccaaatatctgaaagactgcctccttccctctaAGACCCTCCTGGGTGATGAGATCGGcaaaaagggccttcttggtagttcctccaccCGCAGAGGCTCTGTGGGTGCCACCTCGGCAGAGGGAactttctgtggtggcacctaaGATATGGAACTCTCTCGCCCCAGAGGTGTGCCTAGGACCTCCTTTATACAGCTTCCTCTGTACCTTGGCCTTTGATACCTGTTGTGTCTGTTTTTAGGATCCACCTTGCTTTTAtgattgcaagttgttttaaattgtttttgatactatggtttaatgttgtaaccctcatagacaacaacaacaacaacaacaacaacaacaacaacaacaacaacaacaacatctttattgtcattgccccctctcggggacaacgaaattacaatTACAGGATATTTTTAAGGAGGATAACAAAAAAGGCATCTCATATTCCGTTTCCAACTTCCAAAAGGAAGTGatagaagaaaatacaaaattattttaaaaggcatatAATATTCTTTTGGAGTGGGAGACcaaagatgaagaagtaaaatcagtaatgattaaatgggcgcaagatgtaggacataatatacaatttcaGGACTGGATAAAATTGTGgaaagtaaatttgaaatttacagattgcaTATTATTGagagagaactatatgaaaatgatgtacagattaTATGTATCACTGGTTAAATTGGCacaaatgtataaaaatgaaaagaaagggtGTTGGAGATGTGAAACAGAaggtacgttttatcatatgtggtgagattgtaaaaaggaaaaaccctactgggaagtgatatataatgaattgaagaaaatcttgaaaataacttttgtaaaaaaaaccccagaagccttTCCGTTAGGTATTTTAGGTCAAGACATACCAAAGGAAATGAAggctttatttatgtatgccactacagcagcaagaatgttgactgcacaaaattggaagactggagaaataccaactaaagaacaatggcaagagaagatGATGAACTATGTGGAACTGGGAAAAATGACAGATagactaagagaaaaagacaacagagactttgaaaaagattgggaaccatacATACTATATTTGCAGAGACAAAGAAAgtcaatagacttgatggcaagatttaaataaacattcacattattagcataagaaaatgtttagaagatagtGAAATATGATGGTGCATTTACTGTTACTTTTATGTTTTTAGGcttgatgttatgttattaataactttCTGTTAAGAGATAACAAAGTgggtgaaaatagaaacaaaccagaagtggaagttgagggaagccttggaggggagggagggaggaatatatagtacatgttaagaatttgagatgtatgtaatgaatgaaaaagaaaaatgaataaaaatataataatgatgatgaggaTGCTGTTGTTGTAACCAGCCCTAGAACCTTATAGTGAAGGctatactgtatatttaaagtgCTAGTTGCTCTAGACACTTTTGCCTCTATCCCACCCACCTCTGGCATGTagccccccccaaagttgatataAAGGGAATGCTGCCCTTGGACTGAAAAATCTGCCTCTCCATCTCCTTCTTTTGTGCAGTTCCATTGACTGCATGTATCTTTGTTGGAACTAAATGTACGATGATTTCAACCCTATCCTTTTGTTGTAATGTAACCCTTGCCACCTCGTAGTCAGTTTGGAAATGTGCTGTTCTTTGTTGGTAACATCCTACCTCTGTGTTTTTGTGtcctccttcccccccttccAGGTGAACCATGATTCCGGTCACAGAATTGCGCTACTTTGCCGATACCCAGCCGGCGTACCGCATCCTAAAGCCGTGGTGGGACGTTTTTACAGACTATATCTCCATTGTGATGCTGATGATTGCGGTATTTGGTGGGACGCTGCAAGTCACCCAGGACAAAATGATTTGCTTGCCTTGCAAATGGGTCACCAAAGACGCTTGCAACGATTCCTCCAGGGACTGGCCAACTGCAAGCCTGGACACAAGTTATTTTAACTCCTCTTTAGTGGCAGCCATGGAGCCAGGGCCGACGGGGATTAAATACGAACTTGACAGGCACCAGTACAATTACGTAGATGCTGTGTGCTATGAAAACTGCCTTCATTGGTTTGCCAAGTATTTCCCTTACTTGGTGCTAATGCATACACTGATCTTCTTGGCTTGCAGTAACTTCTGGTTCAAGTTCCCACGGACCAGCTCTAAGCTGGAGCATTTTGTCTCCATCCTACTCAAGTGTTTTGACTCTCCATGGACCACAAGGGCCCTCTCTGAGACAGTGGTGGAGGAGAGTGACCCCAAGCCCACCTTCGGGAAGATGAATGGCTCCATGGACAAGAAGTCTTCCACAGTTAGTGAGGATGTGGAAGCCACAGCCCCAATGCTACAGCGGACAAAATCTCGGATTGAGCAAGGAATTGTGGACCGGACAGAGAATGGCGTCCTGGACAAGAAGGAAGGCGAGCAAGCCAAGGCACTCTTTGAGAAGGTCAAGAAGTTCCGGACACATGTGGAGGAAGGAGACATTGTCTACCGCCTCTACATGAGGCAAACCATCATCAAGGTGATCAAGTTCATCCTCATAATTTGCTACACTGTCTATTATGTCAGCAACATCGCCTTTGATGTGGACTGTAAGGTGGACATTGAGAGCCTGACAGGCTACCGCATGTACCGTTGTGCTCATCCTCTTGCCACCCTCTTCAAAATCCTGGCGTCTTTCTACATCAGCCTGGTGATCTTCTATGGCTTGATCTGCATGTACACCCTCTGGTGGATGCTCCGGCGGTCCCTCAAGAAGTACTCCTTTGAGTCCATCCGGGAGGAGAGCAGCTACAGTGACATCCCGGATGTAAAAAATGACTTTGCCTTCATGCTACACCTCATTGACCAGTATGACCCCCTTTACTCCAAACGCTTTGCTGTCTTCCTCTCCGAAGTGAGTGAGAACAAACTCCGGCAACTGAACCTCAATAATGAATGGACCTTGGAGAAGCTGCGCCAGAGGATCACCAAAAACTCTCAGGAGAAGCTGGAGTTGCACCTCTTCATGCTCAGTGGCATCCCAGACACTGTCTTTGACCTCCTTGAACTGGAGGTCCTGAAGCTAGAGCTCATCCCTGATGTCACCATCCCACCAAGCATCGCTCAGCTCACCAGCCTCAAGGAACTGTGGCTGTACCATACAGCGGCCAAGATAGAGGCCCCAGCCCTCGCCTTCTTGAGGGAGAACTTGAAATCCTTGCACATCAAGTTCACGGACATCAAGGAGATCCCTCTTTGGATTTACAGCTTGAAGACTCTTGAAGAACTCCACCTGACCGGGAACTTAAGTGCTGAGAACAACCGGTACATTGTAATTGATGGCTTGAGGGAGTTGAAGAGGCTCAAGGTCCTGAGGCTGAAGAGCAACCTGACAAAGCTTCCCCAGGTGGTGACAGATGTCGGGGTGCACCTCCAGAAGCTCTCCATCAACAACGAGGGCACCAAGCTCATCGTCCTCAATAGCCTCAAGAAGATGGTTAACCTAACAGAGCTGGAGCTGATCCGCTGCGACTTGGAGCGCATCCCCCACTCCATCTTCAGCCTCCAGAACCTCCAGGAGATCGACCTCAAGGACAACAACCTCAAAACCGTTGAGGAAATCATTAGCTTCCAGCACTTGCACCGCCTCACTTGCCTTAAGCTGTGGTACAACCACATTGCCTACATCCCCATGCAGATCGGCAACCTCACCAACCTGGAGCGCCTTTACCTGAACCGCAACAAGATTGAGAAGATCCCCACCCAGCTCTTCTACTGCCGGAAGCTTCGGTATTTAGATCTCAGCCACAACCTCTTGACTTCGATACCAGCAGACATCAGGCTGTTGCAAAATCTGCAGAACCTGGCTGTCACAGCCAACAGGGTAAGAAAAGGGGAttgaatgtggtggtggtggtggggcacaGAAGCCGTTTGGGCTGGGAGTGGTCTCCCATCTTTGGTACAAGgcaggccctaccattaggcaaggtgaggcgactacTTCAGGTGGCAGATGATGTAGGGCGGTGGCAGTGGCGATGGCAGCCTCCTGGCTGTTCCTCCCTACTGAAGGGCAGAGCTGTGTTAGCTACATGGAGTAAGTTTGCTTCTCTAAACTAGGCTACAACAGGTGGGTTATGGCAGAGTCATTGCTGCCATGTTAGATTCTAGTTAAGATTGACTAGACCAAAGGAGCACTGCATGCATGGATTGGGCTAGGGCGCATTCTTCTGATGGTTGTTCTGAACAAGCTGCCAACTAGGGAGGACTGCCTTGAACTTATATAGGGATTTCAAACACACCACACCAAGGGTCAAAAAACTTCAAAACATCTACATTCTAAATACATCAAGAAACGTTACAGGTTATTATGGGATGTAAACATGCATTGCTCCATACTGATATCAACTTCCCAAGTTTCCCAAGCCGTTTAGCCTCAACTATCAtactttatttgcttgtttgcttccttgctttattaaatttgtatactgttgtaaacaaaaattgcccttttcccttatggggtatctaagagcccatatagagtccttacataggttccctattggtaggagagaataacagaggccaaccagagaatattgagaagcaaagcagctagtaagcttgatctttattgatctgttgcaacagggtgctcccctcacccgcaggagagaggaaggacccagaaaaatggtgcacaaggccttataaagacttttgaaattcccatgctgtagatcaagaccaaccctagaaacatcatacatacatcacagaaggggtgtaacctaagaccacccctcagatacatcatatctacatcacagaaaa contains these protein-coding regions:
- the LRRC8A gene encoding volume-regulated anion channel subunit LRRC8A; protein product: MIPVTELRYFADTQPAYRILKPWWDVFTDYISIVMLMIAVFGGTLQVTQDKMICLPCKWVTKDACNDSSRDWPTASLDTSYFNSSLVAAMEPGPTGIKYELDRHQYNYVDAVCYENCLHWFAKYFPYLVLMHTLIFLACSNFWFKFPRTSSKLEHFVSILLKCFDSPWTTRALSETVVEESDPKPTFGKMNGSMDKKSSTVSEDVEATAPMLQRTKSRIEQGIVDRTENGVLDKKEGEQAKALFEKVKKFRTHVEEGDIVYRLYMRQTIIKVIKFILIICYTVYYVSNIAFDVDCKVDIESLTGYRMYRCAHPLATLFKILASFYISLVIFYGLICMYTLWWMLRRSLKKYSFESIREESSYSDIPDVKNDFAFMLHLIDQYDPLYSKRFAVFLSEVSENKLRQLNLNNEWTLEKLRQRITKNSQEKLELHLFMLSGIPDTVFDLLELEVLKLELIPDVTIPPSIAQLTSLKELWLYHTAAKIEAPALAFLRENLKSLHIKFTDIKEIPLWIYSLKTLEELHLTGNLSAENNRYIVIDGLRELKRLKVLRLKSNLTKLPQVVTDVGVHLQKLSINNEGTKLIVLNSLKKMVNLTELELIRCDLERIPHSIFSLQNLQEIDLKDNNLKTVEEIISFQHLHRLTCLKLWYNHIAYIPMQIGNLTNLERLYLNRNKIEKIPTQLFYCRKLRYLDLSHNLLTSIPADIRLLQNLQNLAVTANRIENLPAELFQCRKLRTLNLGNNVLQSLPSRVGELTKLSQIELRGNRLECLPVELGDCPLLKRSGLVVEEDLLNTLPLEVKERLWRADKEQA